A segment of the Chrysiogenia bacterium genome:
TCATGTAGGCGAAGACGATCACCATCGTGAGCATCAAGACCATCAGATAGAGCTCGTTCCACCAGTTGACCTGCAGGGCCGGTGCCATCGAACGCGCGGCCGAGTAGAACGGCGCGTAGGTCTCGTACCCATAGAGTGAGAGAACCGGTCCGGCCTCGTAGAGCACGAAGAACAGAACGAGCCCAGCGCCGACCACCCACCATTCGACGATGACCATGAGCACCAGGGTCACGCCAACCATGGAGATCCACAGGGCTGCGTCGATCGGCGCATAAAACCACCCCGAGACCGCGATCGTGAAGTACCAGTAGACGCAGGTGAGCCACAGGAACCAGCGCGCATCGGGTTTGTACTTGCGCAACCAGAACGAAATCAGAAGTAGCGGATACCAGGGCAGATGCCGGCCCCAGTCGACGAACCAGCGAACCGCATCAAGGTCCCGTGTGATTTCCAGAGGGGTCGTGCGGTTGCGCGCCTCGACGACGAAGAGAAACTGGAAGAAGATGGTCGTGGAAATGATCAGCAACGCGCGGCTGGCGTAGCTCCATTCGAGCGGATTGCCGAACAGGTCGAAGACCCGGAGCATCCACCCCTGACGCGCGTCATCTCTTTGCTGCTCGCTCAAGACTCTCCCTCGCCCCGTTCGGCAGGCTCCAGCTCCGCCATTGCTCCCTCGATCGCCTCGACCAGTTCCGCGTTCTGGCTTTCGCTGCGCTCGATTGCCGCGAGCGCAAGGTGGTAGTGCCGCCGGGCCTCGTCCAGGTCGCCGCGATGGGTCCAGATCTCGCCAAGGTCCTTGAGGTCCCTGGCCACCTGCTCGTGATACTCACCCAGCGCGCGGCGCCGTGCGACCACGGCCTTTGCCATCAGCGACTCGGCCCGTTCCCAGTCGGCGTCGGCGAAGTAGAGCGCTCCGAGCGCGGCATAGCTCTCGGCGCGGCGCGGATCGTCGGCATGGAATGTCGCGGCCCTGCCGATGGCGTGGGTCAGGCAGCGCTCGGCCAGCGAGAGGCGCCCGCGACTCTGATAGCCACGCGCCCAGTCCATGAGCTGCGCCCAGTCGGCCACGTCCCAGCGCCGTTCGAGCCGCCGGTGCGTGACCAGCCCCACGACCATGAAGCCGACCACGCAGAACAGAATGATGTCGACCAGCAAGTCCATAGGATAGGGATTCTACACCAGAGTTACAGGCCGCGTGCAGCCCGATTCCATCGATGGTGCCCCAATGTTGACACCGTAAACTTGGGGCAATAGCCTCCCCCCACTGCCGCGCGCCAGGGCGCGCGCCGGATGACCCGCCACGATGCGGGCCTCCAGATGAGGGGAAAATCATGGAAATGTTTCGCGACGACCTGCTCAAGGGCAAACGCATTCTGGTGACCGGCGGCGGCACGGGCCTGGGCCGGGTGATGACGGAGAAGTACGCCAGGCTCGGCGCCGAGGTGGTCATCTGGGGCCGCCGCTCGGGCGTGCTGGCCGAGACCGCCGAAGAGATCATGCGCGAACACGGCGGCAAGGTGATCCCTATGGCCTGCGACATCCGCAACGCCGATGAGATCGCCGCGCGCGTCGATGAGATCTGGAGCGGCGGGCCGCTCGACGGGCTGGTGAACAATGCCGCCGGCAACTTCATCTCCCCCACCAAGGACCTCTCGGCCAACGCCTTCAACGCCATTGCGAGCATCGTCTTCCACGGCACCTTCAACACCACGAACACCGTGGGCAAGAAGTGGCTCGAGGAAGGCCGCAAGGGGAGCATCATCTCCATTCTGGTTACCTGGGTGTGGACGGGCTCTCCCTTTGTCGTGCCCTCGGCCATGAGCAAGTCGGGCATCAACGCCATGACCAAGTCGTTGGCCGTCGAGTGGGGTCCCCACCGCATTCGCCTCAACGCCATCGCGCCGGGTCCCTTCCCGACGAAGGGTGCGTGGGAGCGGCTCAACCCCCAGAGCGGGAGCAAGGGCGGCGACGCGGCCAACGATTACTCCCAGTCCATCCCGATGGGCCGCGTGGGTGAGATGAGCGAGCTGGCCAACCTGGCCGCGTTCCTCATGGCTGATGGGTGCGAGTATCTGACCGGTCAGACCATCGCCATCGACGGCGCGCAGTGGATGATGGGCGGCGGCACTTTCAGCCGCCTGCTCCAGCTCACCGACGAGCAGTGGGCCGCCATTCGCGAGACCATCAAGTCCACCAATGCCAAGGACAAGGCCGCACGCGGCTAGGCCGGCAAGTGTCTGGAATACGTGAAAGGGCGACGCTTGCGTCGCCCTTTTTACTTCTTGAGCGGTGGCGGCTCGGTGGGCTCCGAACCCTTGGGGATGTCGGGCGAGCCGAGCTTGCCGTAGCCGATCACGCCCTCGACCTGCAGGAAGTGGCGCAGCCAGTTCTCGTCGAGGAAGGCCAGATCCTGGAAGAGCCCGCTTGCCCCGCCGAGGGTCTCCTCCATCGGCCCGAGCAGGCGCGCCGATCGATCGAAGAGCGCCGGCAGGTCGCGCCCCTCGGCAAAGGCGCGGGTATCGCCCATCACCGCGCGCAGGTCGATGAGCAGGGGCTGCATCTGGGTCATCACGAGGCTCGCCTGACTGAGCAGCGGCGTCGCCTCGCGCAGGAAAGGTGCGGCCTCCTCAAACACGGGACCGGCCTTGTCGGCGGCGACCAGCGCGGGTTCCATCCGGGTGAGAATGTCGTGAAGCTGCGCGGTGAACATCTGCAGCTCGGTGAGCATGGGGTCGATCTTCGTCATCATCCCCTGGGCCTGGGTGAGCGTCGGGGTGAGCTGTTCGAGCGCTGCGCCGAGCTTGACCATGAACTCGGGGAGCTGTTCGAGCACGCGCTCGACCTTGGGAAAGACATTGGGCAGTCCCAGCAACTCGTCCAGGGCGCGGGGCTTGTCCCCATGCGGGCGATCGGGCCGGAACATGGGATGGAGCTCGTCCATGGACTGGGCGATCTCGGGATTGCGCTGGGCCATCACGGCGACCGAGCCAAGGCCCGAGAACACCAGAA
Coding sequences within it:
- a CDS encoding tetratricopeptide repeat protein is translated as MDLLVDIILFCVVGFMVVGLVTHRRLERRWDVADWAQLMDWARGYQSRGRLSLAERCLTHAIGRAATFHADDPRRAESYAALGALYFADADWERAESLMAKAVVARRRALGEYHEQVARDLKDLGEIWTHRGDLDEARRHYHLALAAIERSESQNAELVEAIEGAMAELEPAERGEGES
- a CDS encoding SDR family oxidoreductase, whose amino-acid sequence is MFRDDLLKGKRILVTGGGTGLGRVMTEKYARLGAEVVIWGRRSGVLAETAEEIMREHGGKVIPMACDIRNADEIAARVDEIWSGGPLDGLVNNAAGNFISPTKDLSANAFNAIASIVFHGTFNTTNTVGKKWLEEGRKGSIISILVTWVWTGSPFVVPSAMSKSGINAMTKSLAVEWGPHRIRLNAIAPGPFPTKGAWERLNPQSGSKGGDAANDYSQSIPMGRVGEMSELANLAAFLMADGCEYLTGQTIAIDGAQWMMGGGTFSRLLQLTDEQWAAIRETIKSTNAKDKAARG